The following DNA comes from Henckelia pumila isolate YLH828 unplaced genomic scaffold, ASM3356847v2 CTG_461:::fragment_3, whole genome shotgun sequence.
AACAAACATTAAAAAGGAaacaaatctatttatttactCATCGAActgctaaaaaataaaaacttgatGGCATTTTCAAATCGAGCCAAACAAACTCCAGTCTCTTCATAAGATCAAGTCACAGAAAAGCCTAAAAACATCAAAGCACCATCATCATACCAAGCAAGCACAGATTTCAACTGACAGACAATCGGGGGCGAACCCAGGATTTTAATCAAGGGTGCAACACAAAACTTAAATCACTCTTCTATAAGCAAAAGAACCCCAAAGCCAAACCCTTTCCGCAACTCAATACAAATCAAGCTCAAAGAAAAAAACAGAAACAAAACCCGCCAACAAATAGCAATCTCACACAATCCTAAAGCAATTCATCACGTTTAAAACGATTACAATGTACCCAAAATCGCTTCACCCTCAACAAATCTCAATAACACGGATTCGAATACATGAATGAGAACAGATCTTTGCTTTATATACACGAAATTCCCATATCGAAAATCATAAAagaaatcaaaaaaatattcattattttaccTGTAAATTAATTGCCCAAACCCTTCTCTCAGTCAGATGGAAACAATTGCAAAGACTTTACCtttatatactatatataacCAATCAAAGCTTCAACCCAACTATCGAAAAAAGCAAACAATCAACCAATTTAAGAAGAAAATAATTGGGGaaaaaagaaaaatcggtattgaATAGCGAAACACAACAACTGGAGAGAGATGGAGAATATATATAAATCTTCAAGATCACGCAGAGACGTGAAAGGAGAGATTTTGATATTCCAGCGTACCTTAAACTTtactcaataaaataaaataaaaaacccgCGAGAGTGGAAGACTTGAACAAATATTTATACGTCACCTTTTTCTATTACACATATTTATAGTGTATTTTTGTACGGAACATGACAATTTTTGTTTTTGCAAATTAatggttgtttttatttttaaaaatacagaTAAAGATATAGTTATAATTTTGAATAAGATTtcagtaaattaattaaaattagttAGTGCAGAGCCTTAACTTATAGTCAATGTGTATATACTTTTTCACcgaatatataattttatttaaaaacctACGTAATCTAAAATACACATGAGGTAATGTTTAAATAATGTATCACCTAGTTGATAATATCAGATTTCATGAACTAATTATAATCGAttctttttataattaattttaatgtttttttgtcgatgaaatttattttattctattacttatttattatattaaatatatgagttttaATGAGATAAGAATTATGGCAGACGAAGTATATGTGGATCTGACGCAATTTGACAAATCTATACTTTTTATCTTGTGCTAGAGTTCGTGTTCATTACGTATTCATAATTATAGTCCTACGTGGtcgataaattaattaattaagcacAAAAAATTCTTTAATCTCTTAATCGAATAGAATGTGATATTTGGGTAAACGGACCTGGTCAactatttttttacaaaaaatgtTATCTCTAAGTGCAATTGAAATATATTACaggagatttttttttaataatggaTGATCGAGTTTagataacaaaataatatttcaatgaaaataatatttttgaaataaaatataatatttttttataagtcTAGATAAATAAGAGATTTATCTCGAAAAATTTATTCGTGAGATCGTGTTATAAAAGTTTTTATGAATTTGTTTATCCTAaggataattatttaattagtcATTAATTACTTGCATCAATATAACTTGAAATCCACCTTCTAAGCAATCCACATGCAACCTTAATTACTTGGGATGGGAGAAATCGTCATACAGAACATGTGGAGCCGTGTTGGGTGGTTTCGTGAGAGGGGGGAAACCCATGATTACCCTCgtaacatattattttttaaaatattaaatttttatagaGTAAAAATTACATGCTGCTatgtttaaaattcttgaaaacACGTAAGGTTGTCTCATAGTATAATTTTATAAGAAAAATATTCGACTCgatctttaaaaaaatattagacgGTCACAAATGTGGCCCGACTAAACCCCTATGCTCATCTAATGGAGATGAAAAAAACATAATCTCACCGTTCCACTTATTTAATATGCATTTTCTCTTTCATTTGTCTCAATTATATAATCCAGTTTTCATATTTATCTTTCCTACACTTCTATTAATTTatctttattaaattaatatcattaactatttgtatattttttatcctattaaaatcttcattaaataaagataaattgtgAAATTTAGGGGCGCAATCGAATTGAGTCGAGTTCgagagtagctcgcgagctactcgattatatatatatataagtatataaataaatataatataaaatatataaatataatgtatataatattattgataTTAATTACTCGAGCAGCTCGAAATATAAGTCTATTTttcaagctcgagctcgagtatgAAATTCATTACTCGATCGAGTAAGTCAAGTAGCCAGGACCGTTAGGCAGTCCAGTTGCGGTTTAAGGGTGCCACGACCGTTGACTTGCCGGGTAGGAATCGACGGGTcaaccccttttaaaaaaataaatttaatatatattgaatatatataattaaattcgAATGACTGtgattgaatttaattaaaataaaatagatttttttatataaaatgttaaaagttgaattgttatatatattttattgaataaatataatatttttttattgagataatgaaatatttgattgagtttttataAGTTCAATTGTGCAAAtccttattttttaaattattttttattcttgaaatatttatttaaaaataatttttttaaaaaatacaaggGTTGGATTGGACCCGAAACCGACGGTTAACCATGCCCAGACCCAAACTCGGACCGAAATCGTCGGTTCCATAAACCAGACCGTAACCAGCCACGAGCGAGCTGGATAAGGATCAATCTTTTTTGTTGAACCGGACCTGGCCAGTTTATTTACACGTGCGTATAAGTTAGAGAATTAGGCCATGTTTGGTATCAaatcactatttttttttaaaaaaaaaattgattttctaTTTTGTAATGTGTTTGGATTGGTTGTTTAGAGCTTAAAAAAGTACTTatttaactttaaaaaaaatgctttttCAAAAGCTCAAAATTAGAGCTTAAAaagtgtttatttttttaaaaatatatatatgaaaagcAAACGGGTTCTTAAAGTAGTGTAACTTGaatttagttttaaaaaaattattgttaaatcatttaaaaagaaataaaaaatctattcccaaaatacataaaaacaagctaattttttttagaatttaaaaatatgttttccTACATAAAACGTGCATACTGAAATAAGGATAATGCTATGTGTACATAGAGTCTTACATAAAGGGTTACACGTCATATAAATTAGGAAAGTAtatcaaaattcttttaaaatatcttattttcaatTGGTTGTCTTGTTCAAAAAAATTCTTaaggaaaatattattattatttattttattatttattgtgcaGTTTTAGGGGTGTCAAAATTGAACCCGACCCGAGTTGACCCGAAAATTATCGGATTAAGGTTTGAGGTTTTGGGGTTCGGGATGGAcccgaaatatttgattttttaattaacaaaataattaaatacacataataataatcaatatattttgacataataacaaaatctcacttatatagttttatataatttaaattttaaagtttaattttacgaaatttaaaatatacttactatacaaaataaaaattatttttaaaaatcagtgttttataaaataattattacatgtTGAAAATCTATGATACAATATacaatactttttttttttcaaatatacaatatataaaaatatagtaaatatTTCTTAGTTCTATAGATAAGtacaaaaactttttaaaaactTTTCAAACCAAACTCGAATAAATCAATAGCGATCGACCAGAACTCGACTAACTCAATCAACCCAAACCTacatgatttgattttttattttgtttttttttaaaaatattaattattagacataataataataaatattttaattcaaatacataataataatcttgtttatatatgatttaaatttgaaagtttaattttaaattttaaaatatatttactataaataataaacaattattatttttgttgaactcagtaaaaaattatatattttttgataattattttttaattttttataaaataaatgacGTTTGTTGAACTACATAAAATTAATTCTATgagtaataaaattttaaaaaatattttagtgaaaagttttttttttaacaaaacaaAGAATTGTAAGTTGaaaagaaataaattttaaaagaattttgataTACTTTTCTAATTTATAGAACATGTAACCCTTTATGTAAGACTTTGTGTACACATAGATACCGTTCTGTTCACCATATTActatatgtataactcatctcatctcatcccacgttcttctcatcatattatttattcatatattaaccatttattttacatcaatcaaatcattaattatttattttatatcaattaaattattgaattcaaattactatattatcccttataaataatataatttttattttatttattgttaaaaagacaaaatagtcatttaaaatttttatataaaatttaatcaatcaaattaaataaaccataatctatcaatcaaatctaatattattttaactatcatttcttatttattttttattacattatattacttatctatatattacttatatcatacctcaaaccaaacggtgtcATAGCATTATCCAATAAATAATAACATACGCACTAAGGATATTTTAGGAAATAAATATgagtaaatatattattaaaatgtAATTTATCATCCAAATGACCAAATCCACACATAAACTATGTAAACTTATACTTGATAATAGGCACCCTTTGATTTGAGTGAtgagataagtaatatatagataaataataaaatgtaattaaaaataaacaagaaataatagttaatatattatttaatttgatggatatattataatttatttgatttgattggcgtaaaattaataattattagatgaattaataatatgacgagaataACACAAGATTGAATGAaatatttatacataaattaataatacaCCAAACCAAACAATTGTATAAATTCGAAAAATATAATTTGCTGAGCTTGAGAGAAAACATGCATGACGTCATTTTCCATCCATCTGACGCATTTGCATCGACTCCACTCAGCACTCAGTATCACTTAAACCAAGTACCTGGAAGCATAAAAACCAGATTGGAAGAATCAAATTCAAGCTCAATTAATACTTCCATTGCTCAGAAATGTGACTTGGATTCTCTGCGCGGTAGATCTGATTTCAATCAAGCAGAAGGTAAATTTGTGACCGGCGGATATCTTCGCAAGCATATCGAATGTATCTATGTGTTGAtttaatttggattttttttcctGTTATGCTTGGTTACTGATTTGATTTTTGGGCGACGATTATTCGGCACTTTAAAATGCATTTTTGATTAATTTGTTGTGTTTATTGAAGGAATATTGAGCAATCGACCTGATTTCTTGTCTTTGTCAGTTAGTGACTGTGATTTGGTGGTTAGTTCACTGTGTACAGAGGATATTTGATGTTGCCCCGACTCTTGATGTTGAAATTAGCAATTTTTTGGACATTTTACTGTAATTTGGTTTGAAAGGAATTGTATTTTTTCAATAATGTGTCGTTTGTGTGAGAATCTTTATTCAGCCTTTGAGTTGAGTGTATTATTAGAGCCTTTGAGTGGAGTGTATAGTTGCAAAATTGCCAAACATTTACGCTCCTATGTTTAATAAAGAGCCATTTGCATGAgaatttttgcaaattttgaagttgttcgtattttcttttccgttttatttgattgatgaaaGCATATCTGTGTTGCGTTTTGTGAATGTAATGagcataaaatgacattttagaattgaatggacgtttagtgttattttttttttggaggtATATGTTGCATAATCTCTTCTCGTGAAAAATTGATCACGTCTGAGACATATAATACCGTAATTGATATGGAAGGTTTTTCTCATTGTTGGCTGGAAATTGATTTCCAAAAGTTAATAGCTTCTTGATTTTTATATCCTTCCGTATTTTGATGAGATTTGATTTTCTAATCTGGGAAGAGAAGGAGATATGGGCCGCGGAGTAAGCAGTGGAGGAGGACAAAGCTCATTGGGCTACTTGTTTGGGAGTGGGGAGGCACCAAAACCAACAAAGGAGAATGCCCCAACTACACCAAGTGAAAGTAATGTTACGAGCAAAGAGTCTTCACGGAAGCCGAATGCTCCTCCCCAGCCTGTAGAAATTAATAAGCAGATTCCTGCAGGCATTCATAATAGCACGACAAACAACTACTTTAGAGGAGACGGGCAAAACACCTGCAATTTCATTACGGTGTGCTTTTGTTGCTGTTCTATTCCTTTTTTCATAATTTGATTCTGTCCAACAGCGTGTGGGCTTACTTTGGATGCCCAAATAGAATGTTACTGATGTGATAAACTCTCGTGAGACAACAAAATTAACCCTTGTTGCAAAATGATCAAGCTGGTCCAACCTTGACTTTTTAAACTGGTGGTAAAGATCCTTGAGATGGTTGGAGGAGGCCATCTAAGAAGCTGAATGCTCCTAGTCCTAGACTTGTATTGCTGTTCTAGAATGAGCTAAAGCATAAAATTTGGCAAAATATCAAATACAACTTCAATCCTGGACCATGGTTCATTGTCAATTTTACTTGTAACACCGCATCAATTAACTGTGTGCTAGGCACTTAAATAACTAATTAtaaataagttcaaataagTTCAAATGCCCACAAGTCAGTTAGCTACATACAgcaaaaaagttttttttttctttccattTTAAGGACAATTTGGATGATTACCAGTTTGGCCTTGTACAACACATTGCTTCTAACTTAGATCAAGAGTATGATGTGGCAGAGCGACTACATGTTTGTGTGTTTCCGTTTATCTTTATCACTTCGATCAAACTCTCCACCTCATCATCCTTGGCATTTATCATattctgaaattttgattttgataagAATAACTCATCTCTTACAGGATCGACCATCAACAAAGGTTCATGCTGCTCCTGGAGGAGATTCTTCTTTGGGTTATCTATTTGGTGGTGGCAAAAATTGAAGCCCCCGCAACATATAGTGTTCGTTGATTTCCATGAATTTGTGGTGACGATCTATTTTCTCCTTTATGAATGTTGGTAAGATAACTGTGTATTATTGCATCTATAAGCTGCTACTCAAGTTTCCATGTATTTACGAAGGAAATTAGTTGAGTCTGGAGATGCATCAGCATCAGCATCAGCATCAGTGAATCCATATGTATAGTAAATGACCAAACTTACATTTGTTGCATCTTGTTATACTTTTCTGGAATCTATGTAGTGGAGCAAGAGTTGTCGTTTATGAAAATAACTTGCATTTGCACCCGTGTTACATATACCAATCAGTTTTATTTCTTACAATCAAGTCTAATGTTCTGTGTTTCTTTGCTCTTTTTCTACTTTCTTCCAGTAGAGTTGTTCTCTTGTTTCCCTGCCAGCAATTTTAATGGCTTCAAATAGACAGCTGCCGCCTAATGTAAGGCTCGAATCCCTCAGTAATGGCGTTGAGAGGCAAGACAAAACATATtttctcaaaataaataaatatgtttaCTTTTATTCTTCATTTGAAGCATGTTGATTTTTCATTTGATGCTTCATAAACTATAATCAGTAAtaggattatttatttgatgtaaatacTTGATCGCATTCTAGAAGAAACTAGGGTCATATTTGGCTGAAACTATTTGATTCAAGTAATGATTTAATGGATTATCATTAAGGGATTTAATGGCGTTCACTTATACCTTCCTTCACTTTTGGGTTTGATGCAACAAAAGTAGATAGAAAAACAAGCACACCACCATGAAAGATTGTTTAGGTTATGAGATATACACAAAAAGCTCAAGGACTCATCACAAACTAACCAACAAGCTCTAAATATTGTCACTCGAATGAAACTTGGCTGGAGACTTCATTTCTCACATGATACTTAGTCCACGAGTAAATTGATCTACGAGTGAAGCCATACCCTGAGCCCTCCTCGTGGAGTTCTTCTTGATCTGTATCAGCTTATCATACACGCACCACGGGAAACTAAGATAATGGTCCCGTTTCAGTCCCTCGTTGTAACCACCCCAATAATCGGGATGATACGTTACATGATACCAAGCCGACGCTTTGGCATAGACATCATCAGTTTCATTTCCAACCTTAAACCACGATCTTGCTTCATTCCTCAGAGACCTTACAGCTGCTCCAATGGCTTCAGCATCTTTTCTTCTGTCAAAAGTTTTGCCTGTCCTCATTATACCACCACTAAGTATTTCGGCCTCGGTTTTAATGCCGTAGTACTCCATCAAGTTACCCAACTTGAAATCATAATCTGTTTTGTACTGGAACGCGTCATCTATGAAATCTTCGAACCCATCAACTTCCATTTGTATGTCGTAAGACGACTCTGCCACTTGCTTTGTGAAGGATTTGATAGTGGCAGAGTGGGGGGCTTTATCTTTCACTGCCCTGTAAAGCTTCCCTATCACACGTTCCGATTCGTAATTGGTCCTATCTGGCTTTTCCATGAAATCTGGGTATTCTCTTACACGTAGTTCAGGCGGTATCTCAGCCGGGATGCCGGTTTTTGGGAAATCGACAGCGATTGAAAACAACTTTGCTAGCTGTACACAGGAGTTGCTCATGGCCATTCCAGGTTCTTTATCAGCAAAGACCGTGTGTGCATTTGCAATAATTCCTAAGCTGTCATTTACAATATAATTGGTGAAGTACTCCTGCACTTCCTGTAGCAAGAAGAAAATGATATGCATAATGCAACCATTAATTTAaagtcattaaaaaaaaaagcataCTTTACAATGATATACATTGTGCTCCAAATCCTATAAAATCAAATGGAGGTGATTCTTTTCATatgatttgaaaatttaaaagcaTCAACTACCAATACCTCAATGGTTACATCGTGATCCAACTGTGCGCTCGGAGCTGCATCGTAGTCCATAGGTGGGATTTGCTTTGTCGGAATCAAGTCCTGATCCCAACAAACAAAGTATATGTCTCCGTCCAAATCACTCCCAGAGCATTCATTTGGATGAGGCCTGTTATTACAACAAAGTAATCTTTCACACTTCAAATGAAACAGGCACAAAGACTCGATCTTTACCATGAAGCAATACAAAAGTTGAGCAGTCAGTTTACCTTGTTCCTTTTTTAGGGAAGACGACACAGTCCACCATGTGATGCAAGTGTGGCACGTCAATTGCCTGTAAAACACGTACATCACCTGGGTGCAAGCACGGGTTTTTAGCCACAGCAACCTTTCCTTTGATGATGTAGTTATATTCCTCCGACATATCTTCATTGAACAAAGGGGATTCCCCATTGAACTGTCTACGTCCAGCACTAGAAAATTGAACAAACACCTGACCATATTCTAAAGTTCCAGTTTCATCTAGACATCCCATCATTTGTCTAGCTCGTGGGACAAAAATTCTTGCTTTCATTCGCAAATCCAGTAACTTTGATGAGCGAAAAGTTTGTAGCATCATTGAAAGAAAAGGTTCTCCGTCGGGCTTATAGCCACACTTCAACATTTCCTTGAGAACGTTAGTATTCTCTCCAGGAGACATCAACTCCAAAGCCTCCTGTGCTCTCCATGGATCGACTAAAATATCATCCAGCTGAGTTACTGCTTCTCTCTGCTTCCTCTCAAAGACATGATCCTTGATTCCAAGAGTGGACAAAAGTGTGATTATTTGCCGATTCAGAAAACATGGCTGGTATTTGCTCCATGCCAAAACATCAAGTTTTGTATTATCGGATTGGTATTTCAACATGCTTGGTCTCAGTGAAAGCTTCACGCACGACGATGGATCTGTGGCCACAACTCCTTTGTAGCCACCATACCTGATCTGAAAGGCAGATGGAGTTTGGCCTTTAACTCCACATTTTAAAGCAACCCTCAGAGCAAAATCAGATGATATCTTCCCGATTCCATCAGAAAAGACATATTTTGTTCCGTTATTGACAGCCTCTACGTCCGGAATTTTCTCTATCTCATGCCTACCGACACTTAAAGTCTCGGTGGATGAACCAAAGGACTGACCAAGTCTGGCAGCATACTTTGCGACATTTCTTATGGAACGGAAGTCACCCATCCACCGTCTAATATCATCAGCAGAACGATTAGCTGTTGCTGCGAACATCCAGACAGAATTATCCCGTAACTGACTTGAAGAAAATGCAAGGAAATCAAACTTCTTGTCACCAATTCTTACGCCTTCCTTAAGTGTCGAAAGTATCCTCTCGTAAATCTTTGTTCTTTGGTTCTCACCCCCGGTAGCTACCCTAGGAGATAAATCAGTTGAAAACATTTTTTCCCACTCCTCATCCACAAAGGAAACACGGATAAAATTGTCGATGTCATCTTGATAGTGGCGTAATACTCTGTTTGACACATTCACTTCTGGACCAGAGAAATACACTTTGGTTGGTGTAACTTGAACCCGGTGCACATATACTAACCCATCATCTAAGCGTATGGAAGGCGCTTTTGGAATCTCTTGCAATGAGGCGTACTTCTTATACTGCTCACGAAGCCAGGTCACAGGATCATAGCAACACTCCTTTAAATAGTAAAGCTTATCCAAAGCATGCTCTATGTATGTAATATTGTTTCTCTGTGGATTGACCAACCGATAAAAGGAGGTATCAATTTTTGGTCCGGGGAGACATCCAGTCTGCACCAAACTGCAAATCTTGAATAATAATTTGTAAGGCAGTTCATATCCAAAGGGAGGACGCAAGATGGGAACTAGCGCCAAATTATGAGAAAATGGGGAATCTCTCTGCAAATAGAATGGACTTTCACTGACTTTATAGTAAACGAAATTGTCATGGAAATTCGGAAGCTTCATGCCATAAGGGAGCTGGAGGCATAAGCCAGAAGATTGCCCGATACATGATGAAGTAAAGTCTGTTGTTCTGACCCACTGATCATCTGAAGTTTCCTTATAAAAACTGTAGATGGAATCATTGAGTTTCTTGTAGATTCGTGGAGCACCAAATAACTGAAGTACAGGATGAAAAGAAAGATCGTTTACATTGGAAACACATTGATGTTACATGAACGCATGATAGAGAAGCAGTACAAATAACATGATGCAATTGCACGAATTCTCAATTACCGAAAAACGTCATCAAT
Coding sequences within:
- the LOC140871864 gene encoding protein SPIRAL1-like 1 isoform X1, which translates into the protein MHDVIFHPSDAFASTPLSTQYHLNQVPGSIKTRLEESNSSSINTSIAQKCDLDSLRGRSDFNQAEGDMGRGVSSGGGQSSLGYLFGSGEAPKPTKENAPTTPSESNVTSKESSRKPNAPPQPVEINKQIPAGIHNSTTNNYFRGDGQNTCNFITDRPSTKVHAAPGGDSSLGYLFGGGKN
- the LOC140871863 gene encoding probable RNA-dependent RNA polymerase 1, which encodes MGKTIYVSGFPNLVAAEVITKFFEVYTGEGTIDALEMKPSKKGPRPFAKVQFINKKYAEIIVDLASKRRLYYGSSYLKAREMDVDIIPNPRAYSHEMKEVTLNFGCQISRETFSVLWKGTKVSVKFGTGMKKMHFLLSFNSDEYKLQLSYENIWQIVLYCPPDQTAKLLLIQLFGAPRIYKKLNDSIYSFYKETSDDQWVRTTDFTSSCIGQSSGLCLQLPYGMKLPNFHDNFVYYKVSESPFYLQRDSPFSHNLALVPILRPPFGYELPYKLLFKICSLVQTGCLPGPKIDTSFYRLVNPQRNNITYIEHALDKLYYLKECCYDPVTWLREQYKKYASLQEIPKAPSIRLDDGLVYVHRVQVTPTKVYFSGPEVNVSNRVLRHYQDDIDNFIRVSFVDEEWEKMFSTDLSPRVATGGENQRTKIYERILSTLKEGVRIGDKKFDFLAFSSSQLRDNSVWMFAATANRSADDIRRWMGDFRSIRNVAKYAARLGQSFGSSTETLSVGRHEIEKIPDVEAVNNGTKYVFSDGIGKISSDFALRVALKCGVKGQTPSAFQIRYGGYKGVVATDPSSCVKLSLRPSMLKYQSDNTKLDVLAWSKYQPCFLNRQIITLLSTLGIKDHVFERKQREAVTQLDDILVDPWRAQEALELMSPGENTNVLKEMLKCGYKPDGEPFLSMMLQTFRSSKLLDLRMKARIFVPRARQMMGCLDETGTLEYGQVFVQFSSAGRRQFNGESPLFNEDMSEEYNYIIKGKVAVAKNPCLHPGDVRVLQAIDVPHLHHMVDCVVFPKKGTRPHPNECSGSDLDGDIYFVCWDQDLIPTKQIPPMDYDAAPSAQLDHDVTIEEVQEYFTNYIVNDSLGIIANAHTVFADKEPGMAMSNSCVQLAKLFSIAVDFPKTGIPAEIPPELRVREYPDFMEKPDRTNYESERVIGKLYRAVKDKAPHSATIKSFTKQVAESSYDIQMEVDGFEDFIDDAFQYKTDYDFKLGNLMEYYGIKTEAEILSGGIMRTGKTFDRRKDAEAIGAAVRSLRNEARSWFKVGNETDDVYAKASAWYHVTYHPDYWGGYNEGLKRDHYLSFPWCVYDKLIQIKKNSTRRAQGMASLVDQFTRGLSIM
- the LOC140871864 gene encoding protein SPIRAL1-like 1 isoform X2, which translates into the protein MGRGVSSGGGQSSLGYLFGSGEAPKPTKENAPTTPSESNVTSKESSRKPNAPPQPVEINKQIPAGIHNSTTNNYFRGDGQNTCNFITDRPSTKVHAAPGGDSSLGYLFGGGKN